The sequence CATGCTGCCCATCTCGAAGCCGATCGTGGCGACGACGGCCATCATGCAATTTATTTGGAGCTGGAATTCGTTCTTCGTGCCGCTCATCATGACGTTGAATAAGCCGGAGCTGCGAACTCTCTCGGTTGGCATGTACTCGTTCGTCGGCGAAAATTCGGTCGACTTTACGGGCATGGCGGCGGCGGCGTCGATCTCGCTCGTTCCGATCATCATCATCTTCATCGCGTTCCAACGTTATTTCGTCGAAGGGATCGCGGGCTCGGTGAAAGGGTAAATCACAAAAGCGATAATACGGAAGGGAGAGCAGCGTATGGGAGCTGGAACAACAAAACCGAATATTTTATGGATTTCCCTAGAAGATACGAGTCCTAGATTCGGTTGCTACGGGGATTCGCTGGCGCGGACGCCGCATATCGATCGATTGGCGTCGGAGGGGACGGTGTTCCGCAATGCGTTCGCCGTGGCGGGCGTTTGTGCGCCGAGCCGCTCGGCCGTCATTACAGGCATGTACCCGACGTCGATCGGAACGCATCATATGCGCACGGAGCACACGAACGCGCATACGCCGGAGTTGCCGACGCCGTATCAGGCGGTGCCGCCGGCTCACGTCAAGGCGTTCCCGGAATATTTGCGCGCGGAAGGATATTTTTGCACGAACAACTTTAAGACGGACTACCAATTCGCCTCTCCGCTCACCGCTTGGGATGAGGACGGCCGAGAGGCTCACTGGCGCCATCGCGAGCCGGGTCAACCGTTCTTCGCCGTATTCAACTATTTGATGACGCATGAAAGCAGCATGTGGGGGGATATGGTCCGGAGACACTTTCATCCCGAGCTGGCCGGTCAGGAACGACCGCTCGTTACCGATCCGGACAAGGTCGTGCTGCCTCCGTACCTGCCGGATACGCCGAAGACGCGGCAGGCGCTTGCGAAATATTACGACTTGATCGTGGAAGCGGACGATTTCGTCGGCGGCCTGCTCCAGCAACTGGAGGAGGACGGGCTCGCGGATAATACGATCGTCTTCTTATGGAGCGATCATGGGGAAGGGCTGCCGCGCGCCAAACGCTGGCCTTACGATGCCGGCATTCGCGTGCCGCTGATCGTCCGTTGGCCAGGTCGAATCGAGTCGGGACGGAAGAGCGATCAGTTGATCAGCTTGATCGATTTGGGCCCGACCGTGCTGTCGCTCGCCGGCGCGGCAGTGCCGTACCATCTGGAAGGGCAGCCGTTCTTGGGACCGGACGCTCGGCCAAGAGAGTACGTGTTCGCGACTCGGGACCGGTACGACGAGTCTTATGATATGGTGCGCGCCGTCCGGGACGCGCGGTTCAAGTACATTCGCAACTATTACCCGGAAAAGCCGTACCTGCAGTGGATTCCATTCAGTCATGCCCACCCCGCGTTCCAAGAGCTTTGGAGACTGCAGCTGGACGGTGCGCTGGAAGGCGATACGAAGCTGCTGATGCTGCGGGGGCGGCCGGCTGAGGAGTTGTACGATTGCGAAAGCGATCCGTACGAAATTCGGAACTTGGCGAATGATCCCTTGTATCGCGAGGAGCTGGAGCGGCTTCGCGGCGCATTGGACGCATGGCGCGGCAAGCACGATGCGTGGGGCGACGTGCCGGAGGCCCAAATGGTTGCGCAAATGTGGCCCGGCGGCGTTCAGCCGCAGACGGCGTCGCCGATTTACGTGCCGATCAACGGCTCGCTTCCGGGCGTGGAGGCAGTGACTTCCGGCGTATACCAAGAGCCGACGGCGATTGTGCTGCATACGGCTACGCAAGGCGCATCCATCGCGTACGCGACGGAAGAGGGGGAGCATCCGCGCTGGAAGCTGTACACTGGGCCTATCGTGTTGACGAACGGTTCTGTGACCATTCGTGCGAAAGCGGTGCGCATCGGGTACAGGGACAGCGCGGAAACGAGCGCAACGTTCTCTGTAAATTAACGGAACGGC is a genomic window of Paenibacillus sp. containing:
- a CDS encoding sulfatase-like hydrolase/transferase — protein: MGAGTTKPNILWISLEDTSPRFGCYGDSLARTPHIDRLASEGTVFRNAFAVAGVCAPSRSAVITGMYPTSIGTHHMRTEHTNAHTPELPTPYQAVPPAHVKAFPEYLRAEGYFCTNNFKTDYQFASPLTAWDEDGREAHWRHREPGQPFFAVFNYLMTHESSMWGDMVRRHFHPELAGQERPLVTDPDKVVLPPYLPDTPKTRQALAKYYDLIVEADDFVGGLLQQLEEDGLADNTIVFLWSDHGEGLPRAKRWPYDAGIRVPLIVRWPGRIESGRKSDQLISLIDLGPTVLSLAGAAVPYHLEGQPFLGPDARPREYVFATRDRYDESYDMVRAVRDARFKYIRNYYPEKPYLQWIPFSHAHPAFQELWRLQLDGALEGDTKLLMLRGRPAEELYDCESDPYEIRNLANDPLYREELERLRGALDAWRGKHDAWGDVPEAQMVAQMWPGGVQPQTASPIYVPINGSLPGVEAVTSGVYQEPTAIVLHTATQGASIAYATEEGEHPRWKLYTGPIVLTNGSVTIRAKAVRIGYRDSAETSATFSVN